The stretch of DNA GGCGGTGTCCACGAGCACGACGTCGACGCCCTCCGTGCGACCCTCGCGCACCGCGTCGAACGCGACGGCGGCCGGGTCACCGCCTTCCCGCTCGGCACGGACCGTGCGGACGCCCACGCGGGAACCCCACGTCGCCAGCTGGTCCGCGGCCGCGGCCCGGAACGTGTCGGCGGCGCCGAGCACCACCGTGCGGCCCTGCGCGACCAGCACGCGGGCCAGCTTGCCGACGGTCGTGGTCTTGCCCGTCCCGTTCACGCCGACGACGAGCAGCACCGCGGGGACCGGCGCGCCGTCGGCGCCCGTACCGGGCTCCGTGCGCAGGCTGCGGTCGAGCGTCGGGTCGACGATGGCGAGCAGCTGCTCGCGCAGCAGCGCCCGGGCCTGGGCAGGGTCCGCGAGGCCCTCGACCCGCACGCGCGTCCGCAGCGCGTCGATCAGCTCGGTGGTGGGGCCGGCGCCCACGTCCGCGAGGAGCAGCGTCTCCTCCAGCTCGTCCCAGTCGTCCTCGGTCAGCCGGTCCCGGGACAGCACCGCCAGCAGGCGGGCGCCGAACGGGGATCCCGACCTCGCCAGCCGGTCGCGGAGCCGGACGAGGCGGCCGGCGGCGGGGGCCGGGACCTCGAGCGGAGGGGCGGCGACCGCCTCCTCGACCGGCGCGGTCGCGGTCGGCTCCGTCCCCGGCTGCGGCACCGGCGCGGCCTCGACCTGCGGCTCGCCGGTCGGGGCCGGAGGTGCCGGCGGGGCGGGCAGCGTCGGGGTGGTGGTGTCCCGACCGCGGCGGCGCACCAGCACGGTCGAGGCGGCGACCACCACGGCGAGCGGGACACCGCCGGCCAGCAACCAGGTCAGGAGCTCATGAGTCACCGGCACAGTCTGTCGGTGCGGAGGTGCCCGGGGCGAGCCGGCGCCTCAGCGGGAGGTGAGCACCCCGTGCTCGGCGTCGTCGGACCCGCCGGCGTCCCGGCCCGGAAGCACCCGGGCGGCCATCTCCCGCGCGTGCAGCAGCGGCTCGGTGAGCTCGTCCACGGAGACGTAGCCCTCGCCGCGCTCGACGTTGGCGGCGAGCATCTCGCCGAGCGAGACGTCGACGGGCTCGACCGCGGCGGCCCGTGCGGCGGCGACCTGGTCGGCATCCGGGTGGCGGCGGGCGCGCAGGCCACGCCGGAACGCCCGCAGCGGCGACTCCTCGTCCCGACCGCGCGGCGTCGACGCCAGGAGGACGACGACGGTGACGAGGAGCGCGACGACGACGAGGATCACAGCGGCCATGGGTCCAGTCTCCGTCGCCCGCGCGGCCTCGACCGGCAATGGTGGCGCATCCCACCGTGCCGGTCACACAACCTTCACACCCGTCCCACCCGGCGCCCCGACCGGACCGGTGGACCGGTCCGGCGGCCGCCTCAGGCCGGCACGTCCTCGCGGAGGCGCTGGCTGATCACCGTCGTGACACCGTCGTCCCGCATCGTGACGCCGTACAGCGCGTCGGCGATCTCCATCGTCCGCTTCTGGTGGGTCACGATCAGCAGCTGCGAATCGGCCTGCAGCTCGCGCAGCACCTCGATCAGCCGTCCGAGGTTGGCGTCGTCGAGCGCCGCCTCCACCTCGTCCATCACGTAGAACGGGCTCGGTCGCGCCTTGAAGATCGCCACCAGCAGGGCGACGGCTGTCAGCGACCGCTCGCCACCGGACAGCAGCGACAGCCGCTTGACCTTCTTGCCGGCGGGACGGGCCTCGACCTCGACGCCCGTGGTGAGCATGTCCGCCGGCTCGGTCAGCACCAGCCGTCCCTCACCACCCGGGAACAGCCGCGGGAACACCTGCTCGAACGCGGCGGCGGTGTCGGCATAGGCCTCCGCGAACACCTGCTCCACGCGCTCGTCGATCTCGCGCACGATCTGCAGCAGGTCCGCCCGGGACGACTTCAGGTCCGCCAGCTGGTCGGTGAGGAACTTGTGCCGCTCCTCCAGCGCCGCGAACTCCTCCAGCGCCAGCGGGTTGACGCGGCCCAGCAGAGCCAGCGCTCGCTCGGCGGCGCGCAGCCGCTTCTCCTGCTGCTCGCGGACGTACGGCACGGACGTCGGTGCCTCGGGATCGGGCTCGGTGCCGGGAGCGAGCACCACCGGCACCGGCTGGTGGGGGCCGTACTCCTCGACCAGCACCTCGGGGTCGATGCCGAGCTCCTCGACCGACCGCTGCGCGAGGGCCTCGATGCGCAGGCGCTGCTGGGTGCGGGCGACCTCGTCGCGGTGCGCCACGTCGGTGAGCTCGGCGAGCTGCGCCGTCAGCGCCTCGGCACGAGCGCGGGTCGCGGCGAGCTCCTGGTCCCGCTCCGCACGGGCGGCCTCGGCGGCGTCCCGCTCCTGCGAGGCGCGTCGCAGCGACTCGTCGAGCACCAGGAGCGCGCGGCGCGCGCCCTCGTGCACGGCGGCGGCGACGGCCGCCTGGCGGGCGCGGGCGCGTTCGCGCTCCGCGGCACGCTCGCGCGCCGTCCGTTCCGCGGCAGCGGCACGCTCGAGCGAGTCGGCGCGGCCGGCGAGCGCGCGCGCCCGCTCCTCGGCGGTGCGGAGCGTCAGTCGGGCGTCGGTCTCCCTGCCGCGGGCCGCTGTGGCGAGGGCCGCGGTCCGGTCACGCTCGGACGTGCGCTCGGCGACCGCGTCCTCACCGTCCGCCGGCTGGTCCTGCGCGGCAGCCAGCCGCTCGGTCAGCTCGGCGAGCGCCTCGGTGTCCTCCTGCAGCGTCCGCTCGGCAGCGTCGAGCGACTGCTGGACCCGCTCGGCCTCGGCACGGGCGGACCGCGCCGTCGAGCCCAGCGTGGCGAGCTGCTCCGCGACCGCCGCGAGCGCCGCGTCGGACTCGTTGAGCCGGTCGAGGGTCTCCTGGTACGCCTGTCGAGCAGCGGTCTGCTGGTCGCGTGCGCCAGCCAGCTCGAAGCGCAGCCGCTCCGCCAGGGCCTGCGCCTGCTCGGCACCCGAGCGCGCCTGGTCGAGGGCGGCCTGCAGGTGCAGGGCACTGGGCGCCTCGGCGGAACCTCCGGACGCGCGGTGGGCGGACAGCAGGTCACCGGTGCGGGTGGCGACGACGAGGTCGGGGCGGGCACCGAGCACCGCGCGGGCCGTGGCGAGGTCGTCGACGACGACGACACCGGCCAAGGCGGCCGTCACCGCGTCCCGCACCGCCGGCGGGCAGCGCACCAGGTCGACGGCGCGGTCGGCACCGGTCGGCAGCGGGAGGTCGTCGACCGGCCCGGCACCGGCGGGCGCCGCCGAGCTGACCAGCAGGCCGGACCGCCCTGCGTCCTGCTCGCGCAGGTACCGGATGGCATCGACGGCCGCGTCGACACCCTCGACCGCCACCGCGTCCGCGAGCGGTCCCAGGGCGGCGACCACCGCCTCCTCGTCGCGTGGGTCCACCGAGAGCAGGGCGGCCACCGACCCGATGGTCCCGCGCAGGCCGTCGGCCGCGAGGAGCGCACCGGCACCGTCCTTGCGCGACAGGCTCAGCTCGAGCGTCTCGGCGCGGGCCGTCAGCGTGCTGCGCTCGCGCTCGGCCTCCGCCAGCCGCTCCGTCAGGTCGCCGACGCGTTCCGTCGCCGTCTCCAGGGCGTCGGCCGCGCTCTCGTGGGCCGCGTCCAGGCCCTCCTCGCCCTCCTCGGCGCCGGCTACCTGGCCCTCCAAGGCCGCGAACTGGGTGGTCGCCTCCTCGGCACGGCGCTGCGCGGCCGCGTGCGCCCCGCGCAGCCGGCCGATCTCCTCGCCCGTCGCCTCGAGGCGGCTGCGGCGGGCGGCGACCTGGCCGGCCAGCCGCGCCACGCCCTCGCGACGGTCCGCGGCCGCCCGCAGCACGGAGGCCAACGCCTTCTCGGCCTCGGTGGCCACCGCCTCCGCCTGCTGCCGCGCGGTCA from Cellulomonas sp. NTE-D12 encodes:
- the ftsY gene encoding signal recognition particle-docking protein FtsY; the protein is MTHELLTWLLAGGVPLAVVVAASTVLVRRRGRDTTTPTLPAPPAPPAPTGEPQVEAAPVPQPGTEPTATAPVEEAVAAPPLEVPAPAAGRLVRLRDRLARSGSPFGARLLAVLSRDRLTEDDWDELEETLLLADVGAGPTTELIDALRTRVRVEGLADPAQARALLREQLLAIVDPTLDRSLRTEPGTGADGAPVPAVLLVVGVNGTGKTTTVGKLARVLVAQGRTVVLGAADTFRAAAADQLATWGSRVGVRTVRAEREGGDPAAVAFDAVREGRTEGVDVVLVDTAGRLQNKAGLMDELGKITRVIQREAPLSEVLLVLDATTGQNGLVQARVFAEVAGVTGIVLTKLDGTAKGGIVVAVQRELGVPVKLVGLGEGADDLAPFEPEAFVDGLLGA
- the smc gene encoding chromosome segregation protein SMC, translated to MHLKTLTLRGFKSFASATTLSFEPGITCVVGPNGSGKSNVVDALAWVMGEQGAKSLRGGTMEDVIFAGTAGRPPLGRAEVSLTIDNTDGALPIDYTEVSISRTLFRNGGSEYAINGRSCRLLDIQELLSDTGMGREMHVIVGQGRLDTVLRATPEERRGFIEEAAGVLKHRRRKEKALRKLDAMQANLTRLADLTTEIRRQLGPLGRQAEVARKAAVVQTDVRDARARLLADDLAQLTAAMAQETADETALLARRDEVGTELATTRDQLATLERAAAEAAPAVTEAGELWYRLSALRERLRGTASLAADRVRLLGAAAPERSGGQDPDDLVAQAARARAAEAELGTEVDLARAALEGAVTARQQAEAVATEAEKALASVLRAAADRREGVARLAGQVAARRSRLEATGEEIGRLRGAHAAAQRRAEEATTQFAALEGQVAGAEEGEEGLDAAHESAADALETATERVGDLTERLAEAERERSTLTARAETLELSLSRKDGAGALLAADGLRGTIGSVAALLSVDPRDEEAVVAALGPLADAVAVEGVDAAVDAIRYLREQDAGRSGLLVSSAAPAGAGPVDDLPLPTGADRAVDLVRCPPAVRDAVTAALAGVVVVDDLATARAVLGARPDLVVATRTGDLLSAHRASGGSAEAPSALHLQAALDQARSGAEQAQALAERLRFELAGARDQQTAARQAYQETLDRLNESDAALAAVAEQLATLGSTARSARAEAERVQQSLDAAERTLQEDTEALAELTERLAAAQDQPADGEDAVAERTSERDRTAALATAARGRETDARLTLRTAEERARALAGRADSLERAAAAERTARERAAERERARARQAAVAAAVHEGARRALLVLDESLRRASQERDAAEAARAERDQELAATRARAEALTAQLAELTDVAHRDEVARTQQRLRIEALAQRSVEELGIDPEVLVEEYGPHQPVPVVLAPGTEPDPEAPTSVPYVREQQEKRLRAAERALALLGRVNPLALEEFAALEERHKFLTDQLADLKSSRADLLQIVREIDERVEQVFAEAYADTAAAFEQVFPRLFPGGEGRLVLTEPADMLTTGVEVEARPAGKKVKRLSLLSGGERSLTAVALLVAIFKARPSPFYVMDEVEAALDDANLGRLIEVLRELQADSQLLIVTHQKRTMEIADALYGVTMRDDGVTTVISQRLREDVPA